The Paenibacillus sp. FSL H7-0357 nucleotide sequence TACCTGACGAAGTGCGCGCCCGTTTTGCTGAAGTGAAGGAAAATGGCATCGCGGCTAACAAAGCTTGGGATGAAAAATTTGCTGCCTACAAAAAGGCTTACCCTGAGCTTGCAGCACAGTTCGAAACTGCAATCAGCGGCGAGCTGCCTGAAGGCTGGGATGCCAAGCTTCCATTCTTCAAAGCAGAAGACAAAGCGGTATCCACCCGCGTAGCTTCCGGGAATGCACTGAACGCCCTTGCTGCCGGTGTTCCTCAATTGGTGGGCGGTTCCGCTGACCTTGAGAGCTCGACAATGACACATTTGAATGGTCTGACACAGTTTACTTCCGATTCCTATGACGGCCGCAACATCTACTTCGGCGTACGCGAGTTCGGTATGGCTGCAGCGATGAACGGAATTGCCCTGCACAGCGGTCTCAAAGTATTCGGCGGTACCTTCTTCGTATTCACCGATTACCTGCGTCCTGCGGTTCGTCTGGCTTCGATCATGAAGCTGCCGGTAACCTATGTGCTGACACATGACAGTATCGCTGTCGGCGAAGACGGCCCTACCCATGAGCCGATTGAACAACTGGCTTCCCTGCGCATTATTCCAGGTCTTACTGTGATTCGTCCGGCGGATGCCAACGAAACTTCCGCGGCTTGGGCCTACGCAGTGGAGAACACCTCGAATCCGGTAGCGCTGGTGCTTACCCGCCAGAACCTGCCAATCCTGCCTGGTACAGTTGAAGGAGTGCGCGATAATATCAAACGCGGCGGATATGTTGTCTCCGACTCCAAGAATGGCACACCGCAAGCACAAATCATTGCTACCGGTTCTGAAGTGCAGCTGGCTGTAAAAGCACAAGCAGCGCTTGCTGAAGAAGGTATTGATGTACGTGTTATCAGCTTGCCGAGCTGGGACCTGTTCGAGAAACAGGATAAAGCCTACCGTGATTCCGTCATTCTGCCTGAAGTAAAAGCTCGTCTGGCGATCGAAATGGCGCAAACCTTCGGCTGGGAACGTTACACAGGTGACCAAGGCGACATTCTGGGCATCACAACCTTCGGAGCTTCTGCACCTGGCGATACTGTAATTAAAGAATATGGCTTCACTGTGGAAAATGTAGTCAGCCGCGTAAAAGCCCTGCTATAATATACGCATTAAGGACAAGGGGGAAATGAGCACATGAGTCAGTTCACCAACGCGACAATTCAAAAAGCAGCCAATATTTATTACGATGGAAAAGTTACCAGCCGTACAGTCATTTTGGAGGACGGAACTAAGGTGACACTCGGCATTATGCTCCCTGGTGTGTATGAATTCGGCACGGATGGTCCCGAGACCATGGAAATTTTGTCCGGTGATCTAAAAGTGCTGCTTCCCGGCACAGAGGTGTGGAAGGAAATTAAAGGAGCGGAGACGTTCCACGTTCCCGGAAACTCCAAGTTTGCACTGGAAGTATTCGGCTTAACTGATTATTGCTGTTCTTACCCGATTCTGTAACAATAAGTGTTTCAACCTGGAAGTCCCGCGTTTATGGCGGGGCTTCTTTTTTTGTCTTCACTGGAAAAATGATAGGGACCCTCATGCCGCTTTTGCCATATTGGATCGTTCAAGGGATGATTTATGCTGTTACATTGGAGCTGATCCGCTCGTACTCAAAAAATGCGTCTTGACTGTCAGGGTCCCCGATTACTCCGGTCTGGACGAATCCCATTTTCTTATAGAAGTGATGATTTCTGACGGCCCAGGAAGGGGTGTCAAGTGACCATCTCCTTGCGCTTGGGTAGCTGGCAAAGAGGAAATGAAATGCTTCCTGTCCGAATCCGTGATTCTGCTGGAGGGGGTCAATAAAGATCCGGAGGAGAAGGAATTCGTCTTCCCCTGAAGCAGGGAACACGATCATTCCGCCGATAATAACGCCGTCAGCAAGAAGCTTATAATAATGGCCTTTCTTCATCATTTCTGCCTGCCAAGCAATGGAATCATAACCTGGCGGTCCGTCTTCCGCTTTATTCCGATACTTCCGTGCATCTTCGTCAAACGTTTCTTTCTGTATTTCAGCTAATACCGGAGCATCCGAAGGGTCAGCGGGATGAATGTTCAGCATGGGGTTCCTCCTTGAAATGATATGTACTTAATTTCACAATCAATATTCGTCAATGGACAGGCAGAATCCTGCATGGATGCTCTTTACAATAGGTTAATAACGGCTTCACAGAGAGCGGTGCGACAACCCCGGTTATACAGCAAAAATAGACGCAGCCTTTACTTCCGGCTGCGTCTGAAAATTCAGCTAAATTAAATTTCTACTCCTGGCTAGCGCCAGCGCCAATCTTCTGGCCGATCCACTCTTCATAACATTTGACGACAGCAGAGAGATCTTCATCACCGTACCCTTGGGTATATCCGGCTTGGAACATACTTTTGGCAAGGCCGAGCATTGGTGAAGGCACACCTGTGGAATCGCTGAGCGAGGAGGCGAGCTTCAGGTCCTTCAGCATTAGTGCGAGTGAGAATTGGTTGCTGAAGTCATTTTCGATAATTTTGCGGCCTTTGAGCTCTGCCTGCTTGCTGCCGGCTGAACCGTTCTGGACGAGCTCAAGGAATTTGTCCGCAGGAACGCCTGACTTCACGGCGATAGAGAAGCCTTCAGCGAGGGCGACATTATGAATCCCGACCATAGCATTATGAGCAAGCTTGGCAACGGCTCCGCTGCCGTTGTCACCCATGTGCAGCAGCAGTCTGCCCATAGAGTCGAAAATATCGCGGTGTTCTTCGATCACCTCTGCGCTGCCGCCAACCATAAATACCAGCGTACCTTCGACAGCCGCTGGTTTGCTGCCGGTGACAGGCGCATCGAGGAATTTTCCGCCGCGTTCTTCCACCGCTGCTGCGATTTCCCGCACCAGTCCGGGTGAGATCGTACTGGAATCGATGATAACGGCTCCCGGTTTAAGAGCCTCCAGGATGCCGCCCTGACCGTAGAATACTTCCCGGATCGAATCATCATTGCTGATCATGGTCATAATAATATCCTTACCCTCTGCCGCGTCCTGCGGTGTAGATGCACTCAACGCGCCTTCTGCAACGAGAGGCTCGCATTTAGCGGCTGTACGGTTATATACCGTAACCTGAAAACCGCCGCGCAGAAGGTTGGAAGCCATGGGGGCTCCCATTGTACCGAGTCCAATAAAGCCGATCTGTTTCATTCCATTTCCACCTTCGCTCTTTGAGATTACTATAGAAATTGAACCTGTAGTTCCCGGCTCAGATTCTTTAGCCATGTTTTTCTACATTCTATCACGGCACCCGGGCTTGTTCCACAGGAGAGGCTACCATGATTACACGGCAAACGCTTCCATGAAACTTCCAAAAACATGGTTCTAAAGCCGGGGATGTGCCTTAAGACCTTGCCAGTCAAGGCGATTTAAAGTATCCTAATTATAAAGTTGTAACAAACGGTGTCAAATCTAAAGAGATAAACAGGAGGTTACCATTACCGATGTCCAAGAAGATTAATTTTGACTACACCAAAGCTCTTTCCTTCTTCAGCCAGCAAGAGATCGATTATTTTGCTGCTCCCGTGAAATTGGCTCATGAACAGCTTCACAACAAGAGTGGCGCAGGTTCCGACTACCTTGGCTGGATTGATCTGCCTACAGCCTATGACAAGGAAGAGTTCGCACGTATTCAACAAGCTGCCAAGAAAATTCAAAATGATTCCGATGTACTCATCGTTATCGGTATCGGCGGTTCGTATCTGGGCGCACGTGCTGCCATTGAAGCACTTTCGCATTCCTTCTACAATAACCTTTCGAAGGACCAACGCAAGACGCCGGAAGTTTATTTTGCCGGTAACAATATCAGCTCTACATACATCACGCACCTGCTTGATCTTGTAGAAGGCAAAGACTTCTCCGTGAACGTCATTTCCAAATCCGGAACAACCACTGAACCGGCTATTGCCTTCCGCATTTTCCGCGCAGCGCTGGAGAAGAAATACGGCAAGGAAGAAGCACGCAAACGCATCTACGCTACTACTGATAAGGAGAAAGGCGCGCTCAAGAAGCTGGCGAATGAAGAAGGCTATGAGTCGTTTATTATTCCTGATGATGTAGGCGGCCGTTATTCCGTGCTGACGCCGGTAGGCTTGCTGCCAATCGCCGTAGCAGGAATCAACATCGAAGAAATGATGCAAGGGGCCGCAGCCGCAGCAGATGAGTTCAACAACCCTGACGTGGCTACTAACCAGAGCTATCAATATGCTGCAGTACGTAACGCTCTATACCGCAAAGGCAAAACAACGGAAATTCTCGTAAACTACGAGCCGTCCCTGCATTTTGTATCGGAGTGGTGGAAACAGCTTTACGGCGAAAGCGAAGGCAAGGATTTCAAAGGAATCTATCCTTCTTCTGTAGACTTCTCCACAGATTTGCACTCGATGGGCCAATTCATTCAGGAGGGTAACCGCAACATCTTTGAAACAGTTATCCAAGTGGAGAAGGTGGAGCATCATGTAACGATCGAGAACGATCCGGATGATCTGGACGGTCTGAACTTCCTGACCGGCAAGACAATGGATTTCGTTAACAAGAAGGCTTTCCAGGGAACCATGCTGGCGCACACGGACGGACAAGTGCCGAACCTGATCGTTACCATCCCTGATCAAACGCCATATACTTTCGGTTATCTGGTGTATTTCTTTGAAAAAGCCTGCGGTATCAGCGGATATCTGCTGGGTGTTAACCCGTTCGATCAACCGGGCGTAGAAGCATACAAGAAAAATATGTTCGCGCTGCTGGGCAAACCGGGTTACGAGAAAGAAAAGGCTGAGCTCGAAGCCAGACTTACTGAGTAGTACCACTGCCTAACACAGAACATTCATACTAAGTAATCATCAGGGAGCAGTCCATAGGTAATCCATACCGGGGCTGCTCCTAAACTATATCAAGTTATCATACGTAGGTAAGGACTGGAATAAGGATGCTGGAACAATATCGGACGGTGCGTTCTCCCGGTTTCCGGGAAGTCGTAATCCGTAAATCACGCTTCATCGGCCATGTAATGCCGGTGGAGAATGAAGAAGAAGCGGTGCAATTTATCGAGAATATCAAGAAGCAGCATTGGAATGCTACACATAATTGCTCTGCTTATACGATTGGTGAGAGGGACGAGATTCAGAGGCAATCGGATGACGGGGAACCGAGTGGAACGGCCGGTAAACCGATTTTGGAGGTAATCCGCAACCAAGGTGTTAAAAATGTCGCAATTGTTGTTACCCGTTATTTTGGAGGCATCATGCTGGGAGCAGGAGGACTTATCCGGGCGTATACGGATGGGGCAGTGCTGGCACTCGAAGCTGGAGAAGTGATCACCCGTGTGCTGAGGCGGGAAGTATTCGTGGAAATCGAGTACACCTGGCTGGGCAAGGTCGAAAATGAGCTGAGAAATAAAGGCATTAAGACCGGAGAAACTTCGTTCACAGATAAAGTCAAGCTGCTGTGTCTCCCGCGAAATGATGAAGGCGACGCATTTAAGGCATGGATAACAGATCTTACCGAGGGGCAATCCCTGGTAACTGAAGGGCGGCGGCTTTACTACAGCGAAGGGGAATAAGATATGGCAAGAAGAGCAGTGGAGAGAGAGTTGTCGAGGGAAAGAATATTGGAGGCGGCAAGGCATCTGTTTATCACCAAAGGATACCGGGCGATTTCCATGCGCAGCATCGGTCAGCATTTGGGGTATAGCCACGGCTCTCTTTATTATCATTTCAAGGAAAAGGCGGAGTTGTTCTACGCCATTGTAGTAGAGGATTTCAATCATGTGGCAATACTGCTTAATGAAGCAATGAACAAACCGCCTGAACCGGGAATGACCCGGGTGGAACAGCTTATTATGGAGTTTATCCGCTTCGGACTGGATCATCCTTACCAATATGAGATTATGTTCATGATCCGGGATGAAGAGCTGCTTGCTTATTGTCGAGCGGAACAGGGACGATGTTTTGAGTTATTCTCAAGTATTGTACGCAGCCATATGAAGGAAGAGGGTTATGTTTCGGAGGATTGGCAGAGCGTACCATTAACCTTGTTTTTATCCGCTCACGGATTCATTTCTTATTACATTCAGGATAAAGTTTCTTTCGATGATGTCAAAGAGGCCGCATTGACACATGTCAAAGTACTAAGCCGCAGTTTGTAAAAATACCGTTTTTCTAGCCCTTCACACTTTAGAACGTTGCATTGGTATAACTTTGCATGGCGAAAGTATTATAGAGGCTATGCATTGTATAGAAAGCGGATCCCCGAAACTGGCGGAGCCGCTTTTTCTATACAATAATAGCTATAACTTTCGGGTCTGCCTACCCCTCGACAATTTTCAGATAACACTGCCGCCGTCTCGGTCCGTCCAACTCGCAGAAGTAGATGCCCTGCCAGCGTCCAAGCAGTAGCGCGCCTTCGTGGATAATAATGCTCTGTGAGGGACCGGCCGTAATTGATTTCAGATGAGCGGCGGTATTTCCTTCCGCATGACGGTAGTTGGGATGCTCCCAGGGAAAAACTTCGTCAAGTCTCATCAGCACATCATGCTTCACGTCGGGATCGGCATTTTCGTTGATCGCAATTCCTGCGGTGGTATGCGGACAATACACGACGATAATCCCGTTCTGTACACCGCTCTTTTTAACATAGGAAATAACTTCGCGGGTAATATCCCGCAATTCGTCCCGCTTGCTGGTTGTGATCTCCATGGTATGAAGCATTAGTAAGTATCTCCTTTCGGTGCTGCAGAAGTTGGAATGATAATATATTTTACCCCAAAAGTCTGCGAAAGTAATTGACGATACCAGAGGCATTTGGTAAAGTAGTGATAATATTAAACCAAGTATATTAATAGGAATAATTATGGGTATAAAGGCAAGTAAACCGACCGGTAAGCCGGAGGTGGGGGGACTTATAACTTGAATTCGCTGCTTAGACACAAGGGTTGGACTTGGGGATTTCGCTCAACTATACTGTTGTATTTCGTAATTCTTATCGTTTTGCCTATACTGGGCGTCTATTACAATTCATTTTCGCTAGGGTTCGGCAGTTTTGCTGAAGCCATAAGCGACCCAATTGCCTGGAAGTCAGTCTTCTTGACCTTAAAACTGGCCGTTATTGCCACGGTTATTAATGTTGTACTCGGCACGATGATTGCCTGGGTCCTTATACGTTATCAATTCCCCGGCAAGTCATTGCTGAACAGTCTTGTTGATCTGCCTTTTGCCCTGCCAACAGCAGTAGGTGGACTGATGATTCTCCTGCTGCTGGGTCCAGGCAGCCTGATTGGCGGGCTCGCGGAGGCGCTGGGCTTTGAAATTGTGTTTCATCAGCCGGCGATTGTAATCGCAATGGTTTTTGTAACATTTCCCTTCGTAATCCGCGCGGTTCAGCCGCTGCTGGAGGAGCTTGACCCTTCCGAGGAAGAAGCGGCTTATACGATGGGAGCCAAGAGTAGCCGCGTATTCAGGCAGGTGATTCTGCCCTCTATGGCACCGGGGATGATCAGCGGCGGGATGCTGGCCTTCTCGCGTGCGCTCGCAGAGTTCGGAGCGGTTGTATTGGTAGCAGGCAATATTCCGGGCCGTACACTCGTCTCTTCCGTTTTTATTTTCGGGGAAGTGGAGAGTGATAATCCGGTGGGGGCTGCTGCGGTTTCCATCATTCTGCTGACGTTGTCCTTTCTTATTCTCTGGATGATCAATCTGCTGCAGATGCGGGGGAGACGGTCATGAGAAAATTATGGATTGGACTAACTTATCTAGTATTTTTCCTGCTGATTGCTGCACCGCTGGGCAAAATGGCAATGGGGGCTTTCAGTGAAGGCTTCGGCGGTTTCTGGGCCGCCCTGAGCAGACCGGAGGCGCTGCATGCGCTGATGATGACCGGGTTTGTCGTAGTTGTCGTTACGCTGCTGAACACGCTGTTTGGCATTATGATGGCTCTTTATCTGGTGCGGGCAAACTGGCTGGGGAAACGGGTAAAAGGGCTGCTAAACAGCATTGTAGATTTGCCCTATGCGGTATCTCCGGTTATCGGCGGGCTGATGATTGTGCTGCTGCTGGGCCCGGACAGCGCTTTGGGGTCAATCTTTGAACAAATCGGACTGAAGATTGTGTACGCTTTTCCCGGGATGGTCATTGCTACGCTCTTTGTAACCTTCCCTTTAATGGTGCGTGAAGTGATGCCGGTGCTCCAGGAGATCGGTTCACAGCAGGAAGAGGCGGCTTCAACGCTTGGAGCCTATGGCTGGACAACATTCTGGAAGGTGACCTGGCCGTCGATCCGCTGGGCGGTAATCTATGGTGTAATTCTAACGGTTGCGCGCTCGCTTGGTGAATTTGGTGCGGTGCTTGTCGTTTCCGGCAACATCATGAACAAGACCCAGACCGCGACCACCCTGGTCTACCAGGATGTCGAGAATTTCAATGTAACGGCTGCGGGCGGGATAGCGCTGGTGCTGGCCGCATTTTCCGCGGGTCTGCTGCTGCTGATGGAATGGAGCAAGAGAAGAAAGGGAGTGCATTAGGTATGCATGTCGAGGTTCGGGGTCTGAATAAACATTTTGGAGATTTTCATGCCGTCAAGGACGTTGATTTCGGGATTACCAAAGGTCATCTGATCGGGCTGCTCGGGCCCAGCGGAGGCGGCAAAACCTCGATTCTGCGCATGCTGGCAGGACTGGAGACGCCAGACAGCGGTGAAATCATTTTTCACGGCCGGGCGGTGAACAATCTTCCGCCGCAGGAGCGGGAAATCGGCTTTGTTTTCCAGAACTATGCACTGTTCAAGCACATGACCGTTTATGAGAATATTGCTTTTGGTCTTAAGGTGAAAAAAGTTAACAAAAATACGATCCAGAACCGTGTTATGGAACTGGTGGAGCTCACAGGACTGAAGGGGTTCGAGAAACGGTATCCACATCAGCTCTCCGGCGGCCAGCGCCAGCGGGTGGCTTTTGCCCGGGCGCTTGCGCCTGAGCCGCAGCTGCTGCTGCTGGATGAGCCGTTCGCGGCAATTGACGCGAAGATCCGCCAGGAACTGCGTTCCTGGCTGCGCGAGCTGATTGAGCGTGTCGGGATCACCTCCATCTTCGTTACACATGACCAGGACGAAGCGATAGAAGTGGCTGATGAGATCATGATCATCAACCAGGGCCGCCTGGAGCAGAAAGGCACGCCTTGGGATATTTATAAGGAGCCGAAGACGCCGTTTGTGGCGACCTTTATCGGCGAGTCCACACTGATCGAAAGCGCCTCCGAGCTGAAGGGCTTTAAGAATGCGGGCGGCGGCAAGCCGACCAAAGCCTTGATCCGCCCCGAGTATATCGAAGTGGGCCATCTGAATGAATTTAAAATGGCTTCGGCCACGGAGCAGGGTGTCGTGAAGCATCTGCATTTCCGCGGCAGCGAATGGCTGGTAGAGGTGGAAGTGAACGGCCACAAGCTGGTGACCTACCGTTCACTGGAGAAGGAAACCTTGCAGCCGGGCCAGGAGATCGCTGTGCTTGTCCACCGCGCCTATTTATTTAATGATGAGCGGAGCTGGATTCAGGAGAACGGGCTGAAGGAAGACCCAATGCCTGTATTCATTTAATCACTCACTAGATTTCATATCGTTAACCGTCCGCAGCAGGACGGTGCAGTTTTTAATAAATACAAACAGGGTTTAACAATCTGTTGTCAAAGCGGCAAGAGGCGAGTTGAAGCTGGAGCAAGCGATAGCGGACTTTAGAAGAGGTACTATATAAAGCGGATAGGGCTGAGAAGCAACGGAGGAGAATTTTGGAACTGTAGGAGCGACAGCGTTCGGAAGTCCAAATATTCACCGCAGTTGTGAGCGAGCCTTTGAGCAGTGCTTGAA carries:
- a CDS encoding YigZ family protein; the encoded protein is MLEQYRTVRSPGFREVVIRKSRFIGHVMPVENEEEAVQFIENIKKQHWNATHNCSAYTIGERDEIQRQSDDGEPSGTAGKPILEVIRNQGVKNVAIVVTRYFGGIMLGAGGLIRAYTDGAVLALEAGEVITRVLRREVFVEIEYTWLGKVENELRNKGIKTGETSFTDKVKLLCLPRNDEGDAFKAWITDLTEGQSLVTEGRRLYYSEGE
- the tkt gene encoding transketolase; this translates as MTEQAKEQAIHKEENSTVDNLAITTIRTLAIDAIEKANSGHPGMPMGSAPMGYQLFAKTMNHNPDHPTWVNRDRFVLSAGHGSMLLYSLLHLSGYDLPMEELKQFRQWGSLTPGHPEFGHTAGVDATTGPLGQGIGMAVGMAMAEAQLGATYNKDEHNVIDHYTYAICGDGDLMEGISSESASLAGHLKLGKLIVMYDSNDISLDGKLNLAFSENVAKRFEAYGWQVLRVEDGNDLPALGKALAEAQADSSKPTLIEVKTVIGYGSPNKQGKGGHGGTHGSPLGADEAKLTKDFYKWVYEEDFYVPDEVRARFAEVKENGIAANKAWDEKFAAYKKAYPELAAQFETAISGELPEGWDAKLPFFKAEDKAVSTRVASGNALNALAAGVPQLVGGSADLESSTMTHLNGLTQFTSDSYDGRNIYFGVREFGMAAAMNGIALHSGLKVFGGTFFVFTDYLRPAVRLASIMKLPVTYVLTHDSIAVGEDGPTHEPIEQLASLRIIPGLTVIRPADANETSAAWAYAVENTSNPVALVLTRQNLPILPGTVEGVRDNIKRGGYVVSDSKNGTPQAQIIATGSEVQLAVKAQAALAEEGIDVRVISLPSWDLFEKQDKAYRDSVILPEVKARLAIEMAQTFGWERYTGDQGDILGITTFGASAPGDTVIKEYGFTVENVVSRVKALL
- a CDS encoding secondary thiamine-phosphate synthase enzyme YjbQ; this translates as MLHTMEITTSKRDELRDITREVISYVKKSGVQNGIIVVYCPHTTAGIAINENADPDVKHDVLMRLDEVFPWEHPNYRHAEGNTAAHLKSITAGPSQSIIIHEGALLLGRWQGIYFCELDGPRRRQCYLKIVEG
- a CDS encoding TetR/AcrR family transcriptional regulator, giving the protein MARRAVERELSRERILEAARHLFITKGYRAISMRSIGQHLGYSHGSLYYHFKEKAELFYAIVVEDFNHVAILLNEAMNKPPEPGMTRVEQLIMEFIRFGLDHPYQYEIMFMIRDEELLAYCRAEQGRCFELFSSIVRSHMKEEGYVSEDWQSVPLTLFLSAHGFISYYIQDKVSFDDVKEAALTHVKVLSRSL
- a CDS encoding sulfate ABC transporter permease subunit; amino-acid sequence: MRKLWIGLTYLVFFLLIAAPLGKMAMGAFSEGFGGFWAALSRPEALHALMMTGFVVVVVTLLNTLFGIMMALYLVRANWLGKRVKGLLNSIVDLPYAVSPVIGGLMIVLLLGPDSALGSIFEQIGLKIVYAFPGMVIATLFVTFPLMVREVMPVLQEIGSQQEEAASTLGAYGWTTFWKVTWPSIRWAVIYGVILTVARSLGEFGAVLVVSGNIMNKTQTATTLVYQDVENFNVTAAGGIALVLAAFSAGLLLLMEWSKRRKGVH
- a CDS encoding sulfate/molybdate ABC transporter ATP-binding protein; this translates as MHVEVRGLNKHFGDFHAVKDVDFGITKGHLIGLLGPSGGGKTSILRMLAGLETPDSGEIIFHGRAVNNLPPQEREIGFVFQNYALFKHMTVYENIAFGLKVKKVNKNTIQNRVMELVELTGLKGFEKRYPHQLSGGQRQRVAFARALAPEPQLLLLDEPFAAIDAKIRQELRSWLRELIERVGITSIFVTHDQDEAIEVADEIMIINQGRLEQKGTPWDIYKEPKTPFVATFIGESTLIESASELKGFKNAGGGKPTKALIRPEYIEVGHLNEFKMASATEQGVVKHLHFRGSEWLVEVEVNGHKLVTYRSLEKETLQPGQEIAVLVHRAYLFNDERSWIQENGLKEDPMPVFI
- the ppnP gene encoding pyrimidine/purine nucleoside phosphorylase yields the protein MSQFTNATIQKAANIYYDGKVTSRTVILEDGTKVTLGIMLPGVYEFGTDGPETMEILSGDLKVLLPGTEVWKEIKGAETFHVPGNSKFALEVFGLTDYCCSYPIL
- the cysT gene encoding sulfate ABC transporter permease subunit CysT, with the protein product MNSLLRHKGWTWGFRSTILLYFVILIVLPILGVYYNSFSLGFGSFAEAISDPIAWKSVFLTLKLAVIATVINVVLGTMIAWVLIRYQFPGKSLLNSLVDLPFALPTAVGGLMILLLLGPGSLIGGLAEALGFEIVFHQPAIVIAMVFVTFPFVIRAVQPLLEELDPSEEEAAYTMGAKSSRVFRQVILPSMAPGMISGGMLAFSRALAEFGAVVLVAGNIPGRTLVSSVFIFGEVESDNPVGAAAVSIILLTLSFLILWMINLLQMRGRRS
- a CDS encoding glucose-6-phosphate isomerase, producing the protein MSKKINFDYTKALSFFSQQEIDYFAAPVKLAHEQLHNKSGAGSDYLGWIDLPTAYDKEEFARIQQAAKKIQNDSDVLIVIGIGGSYLGARAAIEALSHSFYNNLSKDQRKTPEVYFAGNNISSTYITHLLDLVEGKDFSVNVISKSGTTTEPAIAFRIFRAALEKKYGKEEARKRIYATTDKEKGALKKLANEEGYESFIIPDDVGGRYSVLTPVGLLPIAVAGINIEEMMQGAAAAADEFNNPDVATNQSYQYAAVRNALYRKGKTTEILVNYEPSLHFVSEWWKQLYGESEGKDFKGIYPSSVDFSTDLHSMGQFIQEGNRNIFETVIQVEKVEHHVTIENDPDDLDGLNFLTGKTMDFVNKKAFQGTMLAHTDGQVPNLIVTIPDQTPYTFGYLVYFFEKACGISGYLLGVNPFDQPGVEAYKKNMFALLGKPGYEKEKAELEARLTE
- a CDS encoding GNAT family N-acetyltransferase; the protein is MLNIHPADPSDAPVLAEIQKETFDEDARKYRNKAEDGPPGYDSIAWQAEMMKKGHYYKLLADGVIIGGMIVFPASGEDEFLLLRIFIDPLQQNHGFGQEAFHFLFASYPSARRWSLDTPSWAVRNHHFYKKMGFVQTGVIGDPDSQDAFFEYERISSNVTA
- a CDS encoding NAD(P)-dependent oxidoreductase, with translation MKQIGFIGLGTMGAPMASNLLRGGFQVTVYNRTAAKCEPLVAEGALSASTPQDAAEGKDIIMTMISNDDSIREVFYGQGGILEALKPGAVIIDSSTISPGLVREIAAAVEERGGKFLDAPVTGSKPAAVEGTLVFMVGGSAEVIEEHRDIFDSMGRLLLHMGDNGSGAVAKLAHNAMVGIHNVALAEGFSIAVKSGVPADKFLELVQNGSAGSKQAELKGRKIIENDFSNQFSLALMLKDLKLASSLSDSTGVPSPMLGLAKSMFQAGYTQGYGDEDLSAVVKCYEEWIGQKIGAGASQE